The genomic window GCAGACTTTTTAGTCTACGGATTTTCATCGGTTTATCTTTTTAAGATTATAGAAGTCCGATTAAGTGTCCACCAATACCAACTACGAATAAACCAAGAATGATAATGATTGGGCTAACTTTTTTGTTTAATAACCACATACACAAGAATGTTAATCCTAATGCTGCTAATCCTGGGATTAACTGGTCTAAGTTATTTTGTAATGTTGTTACTTTTGTAGAAGAAAGAGCTAAACCTGAATTGACTTGTTCAATTGCTTGACGCATGCCTTCTGCTCCTGCTGGAAGTTGATCCCATTCAATATAGGCACCTTTATCTAATTGAACTTCAGAAACAACTGGTTTAAAGCTAACCGTTACCCACCGCTGTACTAGCGAGGCTAAGACAAACATACCAAGGATAGACGCTCCTTTAGTAATATCTTGTAATACTCCGCCTGAAAGATCATCGGTAATTTTAGAACCTGCTTTATAGCCAAGTTCTTGTGTGTACCACATGAATCCCCAACGAATAGCATTCCAAGCTACGAAGAAAATAATTGGTCCAAGAATACTTCCACCTAATGCTAATGATGCTCCTAGAGCACCTAACATTGGACGTACAGTAAACCAGAATACTGGATCGCCGACACCAGCCAACGGTCCCATCATTCCTACTTTTACTCCTTGTATTGCTACATCATCAACTGGCATACCATTTGCACGTTCTTCTTCTAGCGCTAAAGTAACACCAATAATTGGTGAAGCAACATAGGGATGAGTATTAAAGAACTCTAAGTGACGTTTAAGTGCTGCTGCACGATCTTCTTGTGTTGTATATAATTTTTTAATTGCGGGAATCATTGAGAAAGCCCAACCACCATTTTGCATACGTTCGTAATTCCAAGAACCTTGGATAAATGTAGAGCGCCACGCAACGGCTAAACGATCTCTTTTAGTTAATATAATTTTTTCTACCATGTCTCTTCTCCTCCTTTAGGATCAATAATCGTTTAAGATGTCGCCAAGTGGATCGCCTGAGTTGCCTCCACCGTTTGATGAGCCGCCCATTTTAGAAAGGTTCAAGTAAATAAGAGCTAGTGCGACACCAATTCCTCCAATTGCGATAAGAGTTAATTGAGAAATTGCTGCTATTACGAAACCAAGAACAAAGAATGGCCATACTTCTTTTGTTGCCATCATGTTGATAACTAGTGCATAACCAACTGCAACAACCATTCCGCCACCAATTGCCATACCTTCTGTTAACCATAAAGGCATTGACTCTAAGAAGTTTTGAACTGATTCTGCTGGGATAAATAAAAGTGCTGCTGCTGGAATAGCAATACGAACACCTTGCATACATACTGCGCCAATGTGTAACCATTCAATTTTTCT from Carnobacterium iners includes these protein-coding regions:
- a CDS encoding PTS system mannose/fructose/sorbose family transporter subunit IID, coding for MVEKIILTKRDRLAVAWRSTFIQGSWNYERMQNGGWAFSMIPAIKKLYTTQEDRAAALKRHLEFFNTHPYVASPIIGVTLALEEERANGMPVDDVAIQGVKVGMMGPLAGVGDPVFWFTVRPMLGALGASLALGGSILGPIIFFVAWNAIRWGFMWYTQELGYKAGSKITDDLSGGVLQDITKGASILGMFVLASLVQRWVTVSFKPVVSEVQLDKGAYIEWDQLPAGAEGMRQAIEQVNSGLALSSTKVTTLQNNLDQLIPGLAALGLTFLCMWLLNKKVSPIIIILGLFVVGIGGHLIGLL